One Gimesia aquarii DNA segment encodes these proteins:
- a CDS encoding phosphotransferase, giving the protein MTETISRRYMDYMMTSGLVTNEQIVNDELTLSVDQTRNLLCILSSETGPRYFSKNIVPGRPYAIETLAQEAYFYEVAQSDSRFEPLGPILPKCLHYDPRNHVLVLEYYEDSDNLSRYYSHHHELNPVLTKKFGEALARCHTTTHLNHLSEQPTFQEQLPWVISVTEDGPPTGFQTLSGGNAQLIALIQQNPEIAKGFTMLRDDWKTSCLIHGDMKWDNCLLYPRDAPDAEKQIKIVDWEIVGYGDPMWDFGSFIHSYLIMWILTLDKVDSQANRGLEGINETLWKMQPSIKEFCDSYLTHNSQVSEQDFLKAFQFCAARLVQSAFEMLLQSQEVYPAARTALDLSSQIFTDTASSRKTLLGF; this is encoded by the coding sequence ATGACTGAAACAATTTCACGACGATATATGGACTATATGATGACAAGCGGCCTCGTGACCAACGAGCAGATTGTTAACGATGAACTGACCCTGAGTGTCGATCAAACTCGTAATTTGCTCTGCATTCTCTCTTCGGAGACTGGTCCCCGATATTTCAGTAAAAATATCGTTCCCGGTCGACCATATGCGATCGAAACTCTCGCCCAGGAGGCATACTTTTATGAAGTGGCTCAAAGTGATTCCCGATTTGAGCCACTCGGTCCGATTCTTCCCAAGTGTTTGCATTACGATCCTCGGAATCACGTTCTGGTACTTGAGTACTATGAAGACTCGGACAACTTGTCTCGTTACTACTCACATCATCACGAATTAAATCCTGTTCTGACAAAAAAATTTGGAGAAGCTTTAGCTCGCTGTCATACCACTACTCATCTGAATCATCTTTCGGAACAACCGACTTTTCAAGAACAGCTTCCCTGGGTGATTTCGGTTACGGAAGATGGACCGCCGACGGGGTTCCAGACTCTCAGTGGAGGGAATGCACAACTGATTGCCTTGATTCAGCAAAATCCGGAAATTGCCAAAGGCTTTACCATGCTACGTGACGATTGGAAAACGTCCTGCCTGATTCACGGAGACATGAAGTGGGACAACTGTCTGTTATATCCGCGAGATGCCCCCGATGCGGAGAAGCAGATCAAAATTGTCGATTGGGAAATCGTCGGTTATGGCGATCCCATGTGGGACTTTGGTTCATTTATTCACTCCTATCTTATCATGTGGATCCTGACTTTAGACAAGGTCGATTCCCAGGCAAATAGAGGTTTGGAGGGAATCAATGAAACACTCTGGAAAATGCAGCCATCGATTAAAGAATTTTGTGATTCCTATCTGACACATAACAGTCAAGTTTCGGAGCAAGACTTTCTGAAAGCTTTCCAGTTTTGTGCCGCCCGGCTGGTTCAATCGGCTTTCGAGATGTTACTTCAATCTCAAGAAGTTTATCCGGCGGCCCGAACAGCATTGGATCTGAGTAGTCAAATTTTCACGGACACCGCTTCCAGCCGGAAAACCCTACTAGGATTTTGA